The following nucleotide sequence is from Longimicrobium sp..
CCCCGCGAGCTGCCTGAGTTTTTCGATGGACATGGCGTTTCCTCTCGATGTCCGGTTTGTCTCCGAGGGCAGGCAATCGGCATTCCGGCGGCGCCCGCGCGCGCTCAACCGCCGTATTCCTTGAGGCGGTTGTACAGGGTCTTCATGCTGATGCCCAGGGTGGCGGCGGTGCGCTCCTTGTGGCGCTCGCAGTGGGCGAAGGTGGCCAGGATGAGCTGGCGCTCGGCATCGGCCAGGCG
It contains:
- a CDS encoding helix-turn-helix domain-containing protein, which produces RLADAERQLILATFAHCERHKERTAATLGISMKTLYNRLKEYGG